The following nucleotide sequence is from Bradyrhizobium roseum.
TCATCGTCACCATTGCCGTGCTGCATCTCGGCAACAATCCGGCGCTGCCGGTCTCGGTGTTCGGCTCGAAATCCTACGTCGCCTGGGGTGGGGTGCAGGACGCCATGTTCCAGTGGTGGTACGGCCACAACGCGGTCGGCTTCTTTCTGACCGCCGGCTTCCTCGCCATCATGTATTACTTCATTCCCAAGCGCGCCGAGCGGCCAATCTATTCCTACCGCCTGTCGATCATCCACTTCTGGGCGCTGATCTTCCTCTACATCTGGGCCGGCCCGCACCATCTGCACTACACGGCGCTGCCGGACTGGGCGCAGACGCTCGGCATGACATTCTCGATCATGCTGTGGATGCCGTCATGGGGTGGGATGATCAACGGCCTGATGACGCTGTCGGGCGCCTGGGACAAGCTTCGTACCGATCCCGTGCTGCGCATGCTGGTCGTTTCCGTCGCCTTCTACGGCATGTCGACTTTCGAAGGTCCGATGATGTCGATCAAGGTCGTGAATTCGCTCAGCCACTACACTGACTGGACCATCGGCCATGTGCACTCGGGCGCGCTGGGCTGGGTAGGCTTCGTCTCCTTCGGCGCGTTGTACTGCCTCGTCCCGTGGCTTTGGGAACGCAAGGGGCTCTACAGCCTGAAGCTGGTCAACTGGCATTTCTGGACCGCCACGATCGGCATCGTGCTGTACATCTCGGCGATGTGGGTGTCGGGAATTCTGCAGGGCCTGATGTGGCGCGCCTACACCTCGCTCGGCTTCCTCGAATATTCCTTCATCGAAACCGTGGAGGCGATGCATCCCTTCTACATCATTCGCGCGGCGGGCGGAGGACTGTTCCTGATCGGATCGTTGATCATGGCCTATAATCTCTGGATGACGGTGCGCGCCGGCGAAGCGGAAGTGCAGTCGCCCGTGGCCCTCCAGCCGGCGGAATGAGGAGCGCACACATGTCTTTCTGGACACGACACCAAATCTTCGAAAAGAACTCGATCGTCCTGATCGCGGGCATCCTCGTTGTGATCGCGATCGGTGGCCTCGTCGAAATCACGCCGCTGTTCTATCTCAAGAGCACGATCGAGAAGGTCGACGGCGTCAGGCCGTACACGCCGCTCGAGCTTGCCGGGCGCAACGTCTATGTCCGCGAGGGCTGCTACCTGTGCCACTCGCAGATGGTCCGGCCGCTGCGCGACGAAGTCGAACGCTACGGACACTACTCGCTCGCAGCCGAGAGCATGTACGACCATCCCTTCCAGTGGGGGTCCAAGCGCACCGGTCCGGACCTGGCGCGCGTCGGCGGCAAGTATTCCGACGAATGGCATGTCACGCACCTGAACAATCCGCGCGCGATCGTACCGCAATCGGTCATGCCGGGTTACGCCTTCCTGTCACGGACCGACGTCGACGAAACCAGCCTCGCGGCCCATCTGCGCACCAACCGCATCGTCGGCGTGCCCTATTCGGACGAGCAGATCGCCAACGCCGTCGCCGATCTCAAGGCGCAGGCCGATCCGGACAACGCCGGCGTGGACGCGTTCACCAAGCGCTATCCCAAGGCGGTCGCCCGCAATTTCGACGGCAAGGGCGGCGCTCCGACCGAGATGGATGCGCTGGTCGCCTACCTGCAGATGCTCGGCACGCTGGTCGACTTCAAGCTTTACAACGAAAAAGCCAATCTTCGCTGAGAAGGCACAACGATGAAAGCAATTCTCACAGTCCACAACATCGCTTCCGACCTCGTTACGTCGGTCTGGACGCCGATCTTCGTCGGGATCTTCATCGCGGTGGTGACCTACGCCCTTTGGCCGCGCAACCAGGCTGCCTTCGACGAAGCGGCCAAAATGCCCTTGCGCGAGGAGTAAGCCTGACATGACCGAACACAGCGATATCGATCACGTTTCCGGAAGGTCGACCACCGGTCACCAGTGGGACGGCATCAAGGAACTCAACACGCCGCTCCCGCGCTGGTGGGTGATCACCTTCTACCTGACCATCGTCTGGGCGATCGGCTACTGGATCGTGTACCCGGCCTGGCCGCTGCTCCGCAGCCATACGACCGGCATCTGGAACTACTCCACGCGCGCCGAGGTCGCCAACGAACTCGCCAACCTGGAAAAGATCCGCGGTGACAAGATGGTGGCGCTCGGCGCCGCTCCGCTGGAGGAGATCGAGAAGAATCCCGCCCTGTTGGCGCTGGCCCGCGCCCGCGGCAAGACGGTGTTCGGCGACAATTGCGCGCCCTGCCACGGCAGCGGCGGCGCCGGCGCCAAGGGCTATCCCAACCTGAACGACGACGAATGGGTGTGGGGCGGCAGCCTTGACCAGATCATGCAGACGATCCAGTTCGGCGTTCGCTCGGGGCACGCGAAAGCGCATGAGGGGGCCATGCTGGCGTTCGGCAAGGACGGTATCCTCAAGAAGGACCAGATCGTCACCGTCGCCAACTACGTGCGGTCGCTATCCGGCCTGTCGACGGCGGCGGGATATGACGCGGCGGCCGGCAAGAAGATCTTTGCCGAAAACTGCACATCGTGCCACGGCGACAACGCCAAGGGAAATCAGGAACTCGGCGCGCCCGATTTGACCGACAAGATCTGGCTCTTCGGTTCGGACGAGGCGACGCTGGTTGAGACCATCAGCAACGGCCGTGCCGGCGTGATGCCTGCCTGGGTCGACCGGCTCGATCCTTCCACGATCAAGGCGCTGACGGTCTATGTCCACTCGCTCGGCGGAGGCAAATAGCCACCAGGGCGGGGCAGGCGTCCTTCCTCTTTGAGGTGGATCAAACGGCTTCTCAAAGCTCGGCCTACAGTGAACTTCCGAGAAGAGATCAGCCCTGCGATGAACCAGCCCGTGAACCCGACCGACCTGCAGCTTGACGACGATGGGCCGCTGTATGCGGCCCAGAAGAAGGTCTATCCGCAGAGCGTATCCGGAACCTTCCGCCGGACCAAATGGGGGCTGATGGCGTTCTGCCTCGGCGTCTATTACCTGTTGCCGTTCGTGCGCTGGAATCGCGGCCTCGGCGCGCCGGATCAGGCGGTGCTGATCGATCTGCCGAACAGCCGGTTCTATTTCTTCTTCATCGAGCTCTGGCCGCAGGAAGTCTACTACTTTACCGGCCTGTTGATCGTCGCCGCGCTGACGCTGTTCCTGATGAACGCCGTCGGCGGCCGCATCTGGTGCGGCTACCTCTGCCCGCAGACGGTCTGGACCGACCTGTTCTACGCCGTCGAGCGCCTGATCGAGGGTGATCGCCGCGAACGGATGCGGAAGGATGCCGCCAAGGGCACGATGAAGCTCGAACGCTTCGCCGAAATCCTGCTGAAACACTCGATCTGGCTGATGATCGCCTGGTGGACCGGCGGCGCCTGGGTGCTGTATTTCAATGACGCACCGACGCTGGTGAAGCAGCTCGTCACCTTCCAGGCGCCGATGATTGCCTATATCTGGATCGGCATCCTGACGGCGACGACCTACCTCCTCGCCGGCTGGATGCGGGAGCAGGTCTGCGTCTACATGTGCCCGTGGCCGCGGATTCAGGCCGCGCTGACCGACGAATGGGCGCTCAACGTCACCTACAAATACGATCGCGGCGAAGCCCGCACGTCGCTGAAGAAGGCCAACGAGCTGCGCGCGTTGGGCCAGCCGGTCGGCGACTGCATCGATTGCTATCAGTGTGTCGCCGTGTGCCCTACCGGCATCGATATCCGCAACGGATCGCAACTCGACTGCATCCAGTGCGGCCTGTGCATCGACGCCTGCGACACCGTGATGAACAAGATCGGCCGGGAAACCAGGCTGATCGGCTACGACAACGACATCAACATCCACCGCCGCGCGGCCGGCAAGCCGCCGATCTACCGCATCGTGCGGCCGCGCACCGTCACCTATGCGGTGATGATTGCCGCCGTTGGTGCGATCATGCTGTATGCGATGCTGACGCGGACGCTGCTCGACATCAACGTGCTGCATGACCGCAATCCGGTCGCGGTAAAACTTGCCGACGGATCGATCCGCAATGCCTATACCGCCCGTCTCCTGAACAAGCGCGGTTTCGACCGGGTCATCGCAATCGACGTCGACGGTCCGGTCAACGCCGCGCTGCATGTCGTCGGCGCCGATTCCGTGACGCAGGACCGGCCGATGATCGTGCTGGCGCGCGACACCACCACCGAATTGCGGCTGCTGGTGACGGCGCCCGCGGAGAGCAATCCCGCCAAATCGATACCGGTGCGCTTCCGCGTCACCGATATCGGTCTCGGCGAGGTTGCCAGCGTCACCGATCATTTCGTGGCGCCATGACAGGGGCGAGGAAGTTCACATGAGCCAGAAACGCGCGATACGACCGATCACCGGACGCATGGTGTTCTTCATGGTGGCGGCGTTCTTCGCCGTCGTGATCGGGGTCAACCTCGTCATGATGCGCCTGGCGATCCAGACCCTGCCGGGCACCGAAGTCGACAGCGCCTACAGCGCCAGCCTCGCCTATGCCAAGGAGATCGCCACCGCCCGCGACCAGAGCGCACGCAACTGGAAGGTCGATGCCCACGTCGAACGCAGCGGGCAGGGCGGCGCCATGTTGCAGGTCGAGGTGCGCGACAGTGCCGGTCAGCCGATGTCCGGGCTGACGTTCCAGGGCCGGTTCGAGCGACCGACGGATCGCCGCGCCGACCGGCCGGTCGCACTCGCGGAAACGGGGATCGGCATCTATCGCGGCAGCGCGGAGACGGTCGCGCCGGGCCAATGGGATCTGGTGCTCGAAGGCGTTGCCGCGGGGCAGCGGCTGTTCCTGTCGAAGAACCGCGTCGTGTTGAACTAGAGCCTGATCCGGAACAGCGGGAACCGTTTGCCCGAAGCGATCATGCTCAAACAGAAGAAGGCCAGATCATGCAGGCGGCGCGAGACTTTTCACATTACGTCCGGCATCTCGACTCCGGGCTGTCGCATATCGACCTGGCGGTCGAGGGCGTCAGCTGCGCCGGCTGCATGTCGAAGATCGAGCGCGGACTTTCGGCGCTGCCCGATGTGACGCTGGCCCGCGTCAACCTGACCGACCGCCGGGTGGCGCTGGAGTGGAAACAAGGCACGCTGGACCCGGCGCGGTTCATCGACCGCCTGGCGGAGCTCGGCTACAAGGCCTATCCTTTCGAGCCGGTTCGTGCCGAAGCGGATGAGACCGCGCAGGCAAGCTTCCTGCTGCGCTGTCTCGGCGTCGCCGCCTTTGCCGCGATGAACGTCATGATGCTGTCGATCCCGGTGTGGTCGGGCAATGTCGGCGACATGATCCCGGAGCAGCGCGATTTCTTCCACTGGCTGTCGGCGCTGATCGCCTTGCCGGCGGCGGCCTATTCCGGGCAGCCGTTCTTCAAGTCGGCCTGGCGCGCCTTGCGGGCGCGCGCCACCAACATGGACGTGCCGATCTCGATCGGCATCGTGCTGGCGCTCGGCATGTCGGTGGCCGAGACGATCAACCACGCCGAACATGCCTATTTCGATGCCGCGCTGATGCTGCTCGCCTTCCTGCTGGCCGGTCGCTACCTCGACCAGAGCATGCGCCGCAAGACCCGCGCGGTGGCCGGCAACCTCGCCGCGCTCAAGGGAGAAACCGCGACGAAATTCATCGGTGGCGACGAAATTAGCGTCGTGCCGATCGCGGCGATCGCTGCCGGCGACATCGTGCTGCTGCGTCCGGGCGAGCGTTGTTCTGTCGACGGCGCCGTGATCGAGGGGCACTCCAAGATCGACCAGAGCCTGATCACCGGCGAGACATTGCCGGCGAAGGCGGGGCCGGGGACTCTGGTCTATGCCGGCACGCTCAATTTGTCGGGCACCTTGCGGGTGCTTGTATCGTCGGCGTCCGAAGGCACGCTGCTGGCGGAAATCAGCCGGCTGCTCGACAACGCCGTACAGGCGCGCTCCCGCTACGTTCAACTCGCCGACCGTGCCTCGCGGCTCTATGCCCCCGTGGTGCATGCGGCGGCGCTGCTCACCATGCTGGGCTGGGCGGCGGCCGGCGCGAGCTGGCACGACGCCATCGTCACCGCGATCGCCGTGCTCATCATCACCTGCCCCTGTGCGCTCGGGCTGGCGATCCCCGCGGTGCAGACCGTGGTTGCCGGCGCCATGTTCCGGACCGGCGTGCTGCTCAATTCCGGCGATGCCATCGAGCGGCTGGCGGAAATCGACCGTGTCGTGTTCGACAAGACCGGCACGCTGACCTTGCCGGAGCTCGACGTCACCAATGCGGCCGACATTCCGAGCGACATGTTCGAACTTGCCGGGCGGCTGGCGCTGGCCAGCCATCATCCGGTCGCCGCCGCCGTGGCGCGGGCCTCCGGTGCAAAGACGCCGTTGGCCGACATCGAGGAGATCGCGGGCGAGGGCGTGAAGGGCGTCGTCGACGGAATCGAGGTGCGGTTGGGCCGGCCGTCGTTCTGCGATGCGGACCAGATCGCCCAACACATCCTTGGCAGCGATCCCGAGGCTTCGGTGGTCGCGTTCCGTCATGGCGAAACGCGGCATGTGTTTGCGGTGCGGCAGCGTCTGCGCGCCGATGCGGCCGGCGCCATCGCCACGCTTCGCAAGGCCGGCATCGAGGTCGAGATCTTGTCGGGCGACCGCGAGGAAGCGGTACGCCATGCCGCCGAGACGCTCGGGGTCCGTGAATGGCGCGCGGGCGTCACGCCGGCCGACAAGATCGCCCGCATCGAGAATTTGAAGCGGCAGGGTTTCAAGGTGCTGATGGCCGGCGACGGCATGAACGACGCGCCGGCGCTGGCCGCCGCCCACGTCTCGATGTCGCCGGTCAGCGCCACCCATCTGAGCCAGGCGACCGCCGACCTGGTGTTCCTCGGCGACCGCCTCGCGCCGGTCGTCACCGCGATCGGATTTGCGCGAAAAGCGCTGCGGCTTATGCGGCAGAACCTGTGGCTGGCCGCGGGCTACAATCTCCTGGCCGTGCCGCTTGCGATCGCAGGCCTGGCGACGCCGCTGGTCGCCGCCGCCGCGATGTCCGGTTCGTCGCTGCTGGTGATCCTGAACGCATTGCGTGCCCATCGCGGCACGCGGGAGCTTGGCTGATGGAAGTCCTGGTCTTCCTCGTACCCTTGGCACTCGCGCTCGGCGGCCTCGGGCTGATCGGCTTTCTCTGGTCGCTCAAGAACGGCCAGTATGACGACCTTGAAGGGGCGGGCTGGCGCGCCATCGCCGATGACGAGCCCGCTTCCTCAAATTCTCCCCCGGGTCGCCTGGAGCCGGACATACGGACGCCATAGGGTTCCAATACCCAG
It contains:
- the ccoN gene encoding cytochrome-c oxidase, cbb3-type subunit I — encoded protein: MTHGEAGLVLVFSLSAFLCLFAAANALDTAFAFHALLFSAASLASIIVIGNRYFARTSLPPQEINGRPNYNMGPIKFAAVMSVIWGIAGFAVGLLIASQLAWPALNLDLPWTSFGRLRPLHTSAVIFAFGGNVLIATSFYVVQKTCRTRLAGDLAPWFVVVGYNFFILIAGTGYLLGVTQSKEYAEPEWYADLWLTIVWVMYLLVFLMTLVKRKEPHIFVANWFYLAFIVTIAVLHLGNNPALPVSVFGSKSYVAWGGVQDAMFQWWYGHNAVGFFLTAGFLAIMYYFIPKRAERPIYSYRLSIIHFWALIFLYIWAGPHHLHYTALPDWAQTLGMTFSIMLWMPSWGGMINGLMTLSGAWDKLRTDPVLRMLVVSVAFYGMSTFEGPMMSIKVVNSLSHYTDWTIGHVHSGALGWVGFVSFGALYCLVPWLWERKGLYSLKLVNWHFWTATIGIVLYISAMWVSGILQGLMWRAYTSLGFLEYSFIETVEAMHPFYIIRAAGGGLFLIGSLIMAYNLWMTVRAGEAEVQSPVALQPAE
- the ccoO gene encoding cytochrome-c oxidase, cbb3-type subunit II, which translates into the protein MSFWTRHQIFEKNSIVLIAGILVVIAIGGLVEITPLFYLKSTIEKVDGVRPYTPLELAGRNVYVREGCYLCHSQMVRPLRDEVERYGHYSLAAESMYDHPFQWGSKRTGPDLARVGGKYSDEWHVTHLNNPRAIVPQSVMPGYAFLSRTDVDETSLAAHLRTNRIVGVPYSDEQIANAVADLKAQADPDNAGVDAFTKRYPKAVARNFDGKGGAPTEMDALVAYLQMLGTLVDFKLYNEKANLR
- a CDS encoding cbb3-type cytochrome oxidase subunit 3; amino-acid sequence: MKAILTVHNIASDLVTSVWTPIFVGIFIAVVTYALWPRNQAAFDEAAKMPLREE
- the ccoP gene encoding cytochrome-c oxidase, cbb3-type subunit III, translated to MTEHSDIDHVSGRSTTGHQWDGIKELNTPLPRWWVITFYLTIVWAIGYWIVYPAWPLLRSHTTGIWNYSTRAEVANELANLEKIRGDKMVALGAAPLEEIEKNPALLALARARGKTVFGDNCAPCHGSGGAGAKGYPNLNDDEWVWGGSLDQIMQTIQFGVRSGHAKAHEGAMLAFGKDGILKKDQIVTVANYVRSLSGLSTAAGYDAAAGKKIFAENCTSCHGDNAKGNQELGAPDLTDKIWLFGSDEATLVETISNGRAGVMPAWVDRLDPSTIKALTVYVHSLGGGK
- the ccoG gene encoding cytochrome c oxidase accessory protein CcoG; the encoded protein is MNQPVNPTDLQLDDDGPLYAAQKKVYPQSVSGTFRRTKWGLMAFCLGVYYLLPFVRWNRGLGAPDQAVLIDLPNSRFYFFFIELWPQEVYYFTGLLIVAALTLFLMNAVGGRIWCGYLCPQTVWTDLFYAVERLIEGDRRERMRKDAAKGTMKLERFAEILLKHSIWLMIAWWTGGAWVLYFNDAPTLVKQLVTFQAPMIAYIWIGILTATTYLLAGWMREQVCVYMCPWPRIQAALTDEWALNVTYKYDRGEARTSLKKANELRALGQPVGDCIDCYQCVAVCPTGIDIRNGSQLDCIQCGLCIDACDTVMNKIGRETRLIGYDNDINIHRRAAGKPPIYRIVRPRTVTYAVMIAAVGAIMLYAMLTRTLLDINVLHDRNPVAVKLADGSIRNAYTARLLNKRGFDRVIAIDVDGPVNAALHVVGADSVTQDRPMIVLARDTTTELRLLVTAPAESNPAKSIPVRFRVTDIGLGEVASVTDHFVAP
- a CDS encoding FixH family protein: MSQKRAIRPITGRMVFFMVAAFFAVVIGVNLVMMRLAIQTLPGTEVDSAYSASLAYAKEIATARDQSARNWKVDAHVERSGQGGAMLQVEVRDSAGQPMSGLTFQGRFERPTDRRADRPVALAETGIGIYRGSAETVAPGQWDLVLEGVAAGQRLFLSKNRVVLN
- a CDS encoding heavy metal translocating P-type ATPase — translated: MQAARDFSHYVRHLDSGLSHIDLAVEGVSCAGCMSKIERGLSALPDVTLARVNLTDRRVALEWKQGTLDPARFIDRLAELGYKAYPFEPVRAEADETAQASFLLRCLGVAAFAAMNVMMLSIPVWSGNVGDMIPEQRDFFHWLSALIALPAAAYSGQPFFKSAWRALRARATNMDVPISIGIVLALGMSVAETINHAEHAYFDAALMLLAFLLAGRYLDQSMRRKTRAVAGNLAALKGETATKFIGGDEISVVPIAAIAAGDIVLLRPGERCSVDGAVIEGHSKIDQSLITGETLPAKAGPGTLVYAGTLNLSGTLRVLVSSASEGTLLAEISRLLDNAVQARSRYVQLADRASRLYAPVVHAAALLTMLGWAAAGASWHDAIVTAIAVLIITCPCALGLAIPAVQTVVAGAMFRTGVLLNSGDAIERLAEIDRVVFDKTGTLTLPELDVTNAADIPSDMFELAGRLALASHHPVAAAVARASGAKTPLADIEEIAGEGVKGVVDGIEVRLGRPSFCDADQIAQHILGSDPEASVVAFRHGETRHVFAVRQRLRADAAGAIATLRKAGIEVEILSGDREEAVRHAAETLGVREWRAGVTPADKIARIENLKRQGFKVLMAGDGMNDAPALAAAHVSMSPVSATHLSQATADLVFLGDRLAPVVTAIGFARKALRLMRQNLWLAAGYNLLAVPLAIAGLATPLVAAAAMSGSSLLVILNALRAHRGTRELG
- the ccoS gene encoding cbb3-type cytochrome oxidase assembly protein CcoS; this encodes MEVLVFLVPLALALGGLGLIGFLWSLKNGQYDDLEGAGWRAIADDEPASSNSPPGRLEPDIRTP